ATTACACAGctcaataaattaacattagaAAAAGGTTACTTATTTTCTATAGGTTTTTGAATATTAGAACATAAATTCGGTTTCAAAATTACTTCATTACGTTgcaattttgagaaatttacAGTAAAAGTTGCAAAAAAGGTTTTCGCAtactatataattacaatatgtaAAGTGCTGAAGAAGTTtcattgcaattaaaattaagtatgtTGTTaggaaagtaatttttttcatcgaTTATGATTAATAAGATCTTCATGATTTAATATAGAGACTATTGCAGAAAAGCACCcacaaaaaagattttggtTAATATGTTATCACTCTtctatttatcataaaataagattGATATACAACCAAGTATTCTTGGGAGAAGAATATTcttaaatggaaaaattttttaatttataacaaaataattttgattctaAGAATCTGCTTAGGCCCGTTTCTAcgaacgtagattaactttaatctggGTTTAACTTGcttgttatctcattctaATTCCAAAAATTAGGAAAAGATAAAGGTCAAGTTGaatcgagattaaagttaatctacgttgatAGAATGGGCCTTAGACAGATTTAGATtagacaataaaaatttgtgataaatttcataacattcttaataatagttctaaagaattttttctaatgaaaTATCACAAAGAAATCATAAAAGAAACGAATATCGAAAATATCTCGTTCCACAATTTAAGACAATTTTTGGCGATCGTTTGATCATGTACCAAACGATCGCAAAGCGTATCAAACTATACCAGAACCAatgagatataaataaatttttatcttattggtTCTGGTACAATTTGATACAAACGTACCAaacgatcgccaaaaatcgcctTTAAATATCCATACTGATTCGCTTTATGTGTAGGTAAACATGTAGGTAAACGCTACAAGCTTTTCGCGAATGcgttaattataatagatcGCATTTGCGAATTTTTGATAGAAAGCGCTTGTCCGCACTCCTGTCAGTGGTGTCCCGAACTGCAtggcaattaattattgtgaGTTATCAAGCAAATTTTTActctaaataaaaagaatatgtaaGCTAAAATTTATGTGTGTTACTTTTGTTTCCaagcaataaattaatcttatttcgATGAAGGAGAATAGGAATTATAGGCCtcatcttaatattattttatttttaatgcataaGTGATTGCAATGAGTATATGAATTAAGTATATGAAGGATATTTTTagtcttataaattattcgaaaTCCTTTTTAAGAGAATGTGAATCAGCTCAATGACCATTTAGTTGTTAGCATATGTCAACTGTCAACTGAGATGATGgattatttaagattttaaaataatttttattaatttaccacacacacacacacacacacacatctttTCAACGAAACAAATTCGCCTTTTccatctatttttcttttcccatAAAAAATGTGCAAAGTTAAGTTTTGTTTAAGCGTCTAGGTGTATATGACTCCCAAAAAGTTTCTTAGGTTGTTGAATATGAATCCGAtatgaaaattgataaaattgataGATAGATTCAATATGGcagatatcaaaatttaaaaaatgtctgaatttttgcaaaaatgtatGCGTGGAAGTCCTTTATGATCctgaatacaaatttaattctataattgaCGAATTTAAAGTGATGGAATGAGTATAATCAATGAAAATTATGTTTGAATTTGAGCAAAAAGtcatatataagtatttttcaCAAACATAGTTCAcatttaatcataaatattaatcatacccgatataaaaaattcctttaaacggctgaaaaatttaacatttaatttttgttccaATAAAACTTCTTCAGCACATCCCATATTGTAGCTATAGTATGCCCAAGTGAAAATAGTTCCTTTTTGCAACTTTATTtgcaaacttttaaaaattgtgacgtgatgaagcaattaaaaaaaccgGATCCGTATTCGGCATCCAAAAAACTGTAAGAAATAAGTCTTAATTTGGTgcttaaaaaaatctcttttttttcgtccAAGTGACAGCCAAGTAAGTTCGCTAAAGAAGACTTCGAGCATTACCGTCAGAGCCCCATAAAGAAGTAACATGGTGGAGGTGAAGTGGACAACTGTGATAGCGAGGCCGCAGTACATCGCGTATAGCATTTctgcaaataaaattgtggTAACAGGAAGgatgattcttttttttttttcgtgcaTAATTTTTGTGCTTCTCGTGAATGCAAGTACTAATAACCGGTTGCGTTGTGATGTGCCAGGTCCATTTTTTTCGTGTTGAGATTTTTCTCGTGTTGGCTCGATGAAATCTCCTCCAATGCCTCCCTTTCGAGGGCATCTTCGGTGTCCCTCGCCACCAGTTCCTGAATCCCCATTGCGTGTGCCAGAGCGAGAATGAAGAATATCAAACTAAATCCGGACGAAAACTGCGGGggtgacatttttattaaaattgtgctCAGCGTAAGAGAGATGAATTGCTCGTAACAGATTCCATAGAGATTGCTATTACCAATTGGAATATGGCTATTAATATTGTGCCCTGCCTCAGGTTGAAACAGTGTAAAAAACTCTTCAGCAATCCGATCTTCATCTTGGCTCCTGTGATTTAACGTAGATTACAAACGCTTGTGATACTCCTGAAAGAGtcaattattttctctacatAATTCACAAATATCTACTTATTCTCAATATACACATTGTATTTTAGTGAATCATTCAAATCTTCTAgggaaaatgtaattttattacaatgaaaGTAGATTAGTGAGCTCTTTACGAGCAGTTTGTCGCAAATTACATTAACAAAcgacttttttaataaataaacagcgAGATCACGTCGCCATGCCTATCTCGATAATTTATTACCAATAGGCAGTCCATCGCGAGCCCACCACCCCTTGGCAACCAACGTATAATTACGTCGCGACGTACCTCAAAGCAATCGAAGTCGTGGTGGCCGCGGCGGCGACTAAAGTAGGTGAAACGCACGTTGAGGCTTACCTTCGCAGGCAGGTGTGTTGCCCGAGTGTGTATGCCCGACGAACCAGCAGTGGTCCGCTCGCGATGGGAATCAATAACTTTTCGTGTACACACCGCGACGACGGGATCCACTCGCGGCGCGGTGGCCTCGCTGTCGCGGGGTGTCGGCGACGAGTTCTCCCTCGCGTGCAATCGCGGGACAATCGCGAGGAATGCAGGAGAAAGAACAGCGCGTCCCGAGGTCGGTCTCTCGCCGGGGCGTTTGCGACGCGCAGAACGCGAGGGTGGCTTCGCGGTTCGAGAGAGGGTGGGGGAGAAGGTTGAAAATAGCAATCCCCTG
This DNA window, taken from Monomorium pharaonis isolate MP-MQ-018 chromosome 6, ASM1337386v2, whole genome shotgun sequence, encodes the following:
- the LOC105834715 gene encoding uncharacterized protein LOC105834715 — protein: MKIGLLKSFLHCFNLRQGTILIAIFQLFSSGFSLIFFILALAHAMGIQELVARDTEDALEREALEEISSSQHEKNLNTKKMDLAHHNATEMLYAMYCGLAITVVHFTSTMLLLYGALTNNRHFMAPWMMVKITIISALAISLFLVEEDCPFLAILGGRAGICERLIAFFLIIMSFYVWFVVYSTYKSLETKKGLMHEVHSMKKKYAVPVQLEVPKAIQVSVNKPYEL